The following proteins are encoded in a genomic region of Zea mays cultivar B73 chromosome 9, Zm-B73-REFERENCE-NAM-5.0, whole genome shotgun sequence:
- the LOC100283220 gene encoding uncharacterized LOC100283220, whose translation MSPASLAARLLRRAASTSSSPLSALVRRGLCSSAPVPLLRRLPAATSSTAGTTARRFLASQSPASSSTSSADDNLRRIVESEIECVVQSEESNTDKHIDLPEDFPFEIIDNPGDQSITLQREIAGETIKAVIYTNFDTDEHLDDEDDKSGTDEESFKPLLQMVVTIKKPEGPILEFDCNFNDDELTIENMRALNRDNPDAKNVYEGPQFSDLDKSLQKALHRYLEVRGFKHSLHDWLYEYMMRKDEKEYVVWLKSMKEFIGGN comes from the exons ATGTCGCCGGCGTCCCTCGCAGCTCGGCTCCTACGCCGCGCCGCTTCCACCTCTTCCTCTCCTCTCTCCGCTCTTGTCCGCCGCGGTCTCTGTTCCTCGGCGCCCGTTCCCCTCCTCCGCCGTCTCCCTGCGGCCACCTCATCGACGGCGGGGACCACCGCCCGCCGCTTCCTGGCGTCGCAGTCCCCGGCGTCCTCCTCCACGTCTTCGGCGGACGATAACCTGAGGCGCATCGTCGAGTCTGAGATCGAGTGCGTTGTCCAGTCGGAGGAGAGCAACACCGACAAG CACATTGATCTACCAGAGGACTTCCCTTTTGAGATCATAGACAATCCTGGTGATCAGTCAATAACCCTCCAAAGGGAGATTGCAGGGGAGACAATTAAAGCTGTTATATACACCAACTTTGATACAGATGAACATTTGGATGATGAGGATGACAAAAGTGGCACAGATGAGGAATCTTTCAAACCACTACTTCAGATGGTTGTCACTATTAAAAAACCAGAAGGTCCAATCCTAGAATTTGACTGCAACTTTAATGATGATGAACTAACAATTGAAAATATGAGGGCGCTGAACCGTGATAACCCCGATGCTAAGAATGTGTATGAGGGGCCACAATTTTC GGACCTGGATAAGAGCTTGCAGAAGGCCTTGCACAGGTACCTTGAGGTCAGGGGGTTCAAACATTCACTACATGATTGGCTGTACGAATACATGATGAGAAAGGATGAGAAGGAGTATGTTGTTTGGCTGAAGAGCATGAAGGAGTTCATCGGCGGAAATTGA